The Caretta caretta isolate rCarCar2 chromosome 5, rCarCar1.hap1, whole genome shotgun sequence genome contains a region encoding:
- the LOC142072227 gene encoding zinc finger and SCAN domain-containing protein 32-like, with product MQSSSAEVTMMESQNHKRAPAWTEREVRDLNSVWGEESVLSELRSSFRNAKTFVKISQVMKDRGHNRDPNQCRVKLKELRQAYQKTREANGRSGSEPQTCRFYDELHAILGGSATTTPAVLFDAFNGDGGNTEAGFGDEEDDDDGCRQLTASKQRNRFSRPPLHVFQ from the exons atgcagagctcatcagcagaggtgaccatgatggagtcccagaatcacaaaagagctccagcatggactgaacgggaggtacgggatctgaactctgtatggggagaggaatccgtgctatcagaactccgttccagttttcgaaatgccaaaacctttgtcaaaatctcccaggtcatgaaggacagaggccataacagggacccgaaccagtgccgcgtgaaacttaaggagctgaggcaagcctaccagaaaaccagagaggcgaatggccgctccgggtcagagccccaaacatgccgcttctatgatgagctgcatgccattttagggggttcagccaccactaccccagccgtgttgtttgacgccttcaatggagatggaggcaacacagaagcaggttttggggatgaagaagatgatgatgatggttgtagacagctcacagcaagcaagcagagaaaccgcttttcccgacctccg ctgcatgtgtttcaatga